Proteins co-encoded in one Pseudomonas fluorescens genomic window:
- a CDS encoding sugar ABC transporter permease, giving the protein MNQVKQLFTRYKMLALVFAVALIWLFFSWQTEGGFLTPRNLSNLLRQMSITGILACGMVLVIISGEIDLSVGSLLGLLGGVAAILDVVYHVPLLANLSLVVVCGLLIGLANGYMAAYLRIPSFIVGLGGMLAFRGILLGITGGTTIAPVSPELVYIGQGYLPHAIGTGLGVLLFALTLFLTWKQRRNRALHGLAPHSLVRDVARVLLIGAVLAGFVQTLNSYDGIPVPVLLLLILLGGFSYVTSQTVFGRRVYSVGSNMEATRLSGINVQAVKLWIFGIMGVMCALAGVVNTARLAAGSPSAGSMGELDAIAACFIGGTSMRGGSGTVYGALLGALVITSLDNGMSMLDVDSYWQMIVKGSILVLAVWVDVSTRTGRR; this is encoded by the coding sequence ATGAATCAGGTCAAACAACTCTTCACCCGCTACAAGATGCTCGCACTGGTGTTCGCCGTGGCGTTGATCTGGCTGTTCTTCAGCTGGCAGACCGAGGGCGGATTCCTGACACCGCGCAACCTCTCCAACCTGCTGCGTCAGATGTCGATTACCGGGATTCTCGCTTGCGGCATGGTGCTGGTGATCATCAGCGGTGAGATCGATCTGTCGGTCGGCTCATTGCTGGGTCTGCTCGGTGGCGTGGCAGCCATTCTCGATGTTGTCTATCACGTACCGTTGCTGGCGAACCTGAGCCTTGTGGTGGTGTGCGGCCTGCTGATCGGCCTCGCCAATGGCTACATGGCGGCCTACCTGCGCATTCCGTCGTTCATCGTCGGGCTGGGCGGCATGCTGGCGTTCCGCGGGATTTTACTGGGGATCACCGGCGGCACGACCATTGCGCCGGTGTCGCCGGAACTCGTCTACATTGGCCAGGGTTATCTGCCACATGCGATCGGCACCGGCCTGGGCGTCCTGCTGTTCGCACTGACGTTGTTCCTGACCTGGAAGCAACGGCGCAATCGGGCCCTTCACGGCCTCGCGCCACATTCACTGGTGCGTGACGTGGCACGGGTGTTGTTGATCGGCGCGGTACTGGCAGGTTTCGTCCAGACCCTCAACAGCTATGACGGCATTCCCGTACCGGTCCTGCTTTTGCTGATCCTGCTGGGCGGCTTCAGTTACGTAACCAGCCAGACCGTGTTCGGCCGACGCGTCTATTCCGTGGGCAGCAACATGGAAGCGACGCGCCTGTCCGGTATCAATGTGCAGGCCGTGAAGCTCTGGATTTTCGGCATCATGGGCGTGATGTGTGCCCTCGCCGGCGTGGTCAACACTGCGCGCCTGGCCGCCGGCTCGCCTTCGGCCGGCAGCATGGGCGAACTCGACGCCATCGCCGCCTGCTTCATCGGCGGCACCTCGATGCGCGGCGGTTCCGGCACAGTCTATGGCGCCCTCCTCGGCGCACTGGTCATCACCAGCCTGGACAATGGCATGTCCATGCTCGACGTCGACAGTTACTGGCAGATGATCGTCAAAGGCAGCATTCTGGTGCTGGCTGTCTGGGTGGACGTGAGTACGCGGACCGGGCGGCGTTGA
- the xylG gene encoding D-xylose ABC transporter ATP-binding protein, with amino-acid sequence MSDYLLQMNGIVKTFGGVKALNGIDLKVRPGECVGLCGENGAGKSTLMKILSAVYPHGTWDGEILWDGQPLKAQSISETEAAGIVIIHQELTLVPDLSVAENIFMGHELTLPGGRMNYPAMIHRAEALMRELKVPDMNVSLPVSQYGGGYQQLVEIAKALNKQARLLILDEPSSALTRSEIEVLLDIIRDLKAKGVACVYISHKLDEVAAVCDTISVIRDGKHIATTAMADMDIPQIITQMVGREMSNLYPTEPHDIGEVIFEARHITCYDVDNPKRKRVDDVSFSLKRGEILGIAGLVGAGRTELVTALFGAYPGHHEGEVWLDGQPIDTRTPLKSIRAGVCLVPEDRKRQGIIPDLGVGQNITLAVLDSYSKLTRIDAEAELSSIDREISRLHLKTASPFLPITSLSGGNQQKAVLAKMLLTRPRVLILDEPTRGVDVGAKYEIYKLMGMLAAEGVSIIMVSSELAEVLGVSDRVLVIGEGQLRGDFINHELTQEQVLAAALSQPDSHNNKARKSA; translated from the coding sequence ATGTCCGACTATCTGCTGCAAATGAACGGCATCGTCAAAACCTTCGGCGGTGTCAAAGCACTCAACGGTATCGACCTCAAGGTCCGGCCGGGCGAGTGCGTCGGGCTGTGCGGCGAGAATGGTGCCGGCAAGTCCACGCTGATGAAAATCCTGTCTGCGGTTTATCCCCATGGCACCTGGGACGGTGAAATCCTGTGGGACGGTCAACCGCTCAAGGCGCAATCGATCAGCGAAACGGAAGCCGCCGGCATCGTGATCATTCACCAGGAACTGACGCTGGTTCCCGACCTCTCGGTGGCCGAGAACATTTTCATGGGCCATGAGCTGACGTTGCCGGGTGGGCGGATGAATTACCCGGCGATGATCCACCGCGCCGAAGCCCTGATGCGTGAGCTGAAAGTGCCGGACATGAACGTGTCGCTGCCGGTTTCGCAGTACGGCGGCGGCTATCAGCAACTGGTGGAAATCGCCAAGGCCCTGAACAAACAGGCACGCCTGCTGATCCTCGACGAGCCGTCTTCGGCCCTGACCCGTTCGGAAATCGAGGTGTTGCTGGACATCATCCGCGATCTCAAGGCCAAAGGTGTCGCCTGCGTCTACATCTCCCACAAGCTCGATGAAGTGGCCGCCGTGTGTGACACCATTTCGGTGATCCGCGACGGCAAACACATCGCCACGACTGCCATGGCGGATATGGATATTCCACAGATCATCACCCAGATGGTCGGTCGGGAAATGAGCAACCTCTACCCCACCGAACCACACGACATCGGCGAGGTGATTTTCGAGGCGCGCCACATCACCTGCTACGACGTCGACAACCCCAAGCGCAAACGGGTCGACGATGTTTCGTTCAGCCTCAAACGCGGGGAAATCCTCGGCATCGCCGGGCTGGTCGGTGCCGGCCGTACGGAGCTGGTGACCGCGCTGTTCGGTGCCTACCCCGGTCACCACGAAGGTGAAGTCTGGCTGGACGGCCAACCCATCGACACCCGCACGCCGCTCAAGTCAATCCGCGCCGGCGTATGCCTGGTACCCGAGGATCGCAAACGCCAGGGAATCATTCCCGATCTGGGCGTCGGTCAGAACATCACCCTGGCGGTGCTGGACAGTTACTCGAAACTGACCCGCATCGACGCCGAAGCTGAACTGAGCAGCATCGATCGGGAAATTTCGCGCCTGCACCTCAAGACCGCGAGCCCGTTTCTGCCGATCACCAGCCTGTCCGGGGGCAATCAACAAAAAGCCGTGTTGGCGAAGATGCTGCTGACCAGGCCCCGGGTGCTGATTCTCGACGAGCCAACCCGAGGGGTGGATGTCGGCGCCAAGTACGAGATCTACAAACTGATGGGGATGCTGGCTGCCGAAGGTGTGTCGATCATCATGGTGTCTTCGGAGCTGGCCGAAGTGCTCGGCGTTTCCGACCGCGTCCTGGTAATCGGCGAAGGTCAACTGCGGGGTGACTTCATCAACCATGAACTCACCCAGGAACAGGTGCTCGCCGCGGCGCTCAGCCAGCCCGACAGCCATAACAATAAAGCTCGGAAATCCGCGTAA